From Segatella copri, the proteins below share one genomic window:
- a CDS encoding ATP-binding protein yields MAKIVNKYPVGIQTFEEIREKGYLYVDKTKYIVDFREKGMKYIFLSRPRRFGKSLFASTLQAYFEGRKELFEGLAIAEYEKEWVKHPVLHFDMSGAKHFDADGLNNYLNLQLLPYEKLYGKGEGEIYPNERLDGIVKRAYEQTGEKAVVIIDEYDAPLLDVVHEKENLQPLRRIMQNFYSPLKKLDPYLEFTFITGITKFSQLSIFSELNNLDNISLFDQYSAICGISKTELTTQMKPDIEAMGEALNMTYEECLKELTQFYDGYHFSEKSEDIFNPFSLVKAMNAGKIAPYWFGSGTPSFLLKLLDKYHVNLSTLESQETVLSSFDQSTEEMTEALPLLYQSGYLTIKKYEPMFQEYTLGIPNKEVRDGLLNSLIPHYVNPRRSDNNAFLLGFCKAVYRNDIEAALEHMRTYMATIPYDLENHSEKHYQTIFYLMFSFLNIYIRTEVKSAIGRADAVMHMPDTIYVFELKVDKSADEALAQIDEKGYMLPYHTEGKRLIKIGISFDSTQRTISDWKIKEE; encoded by the coding sequence AAAGGTATGAAGTATATCTTTCTGAGCCGTCCAAGACGATTCGGAAAATCGCTCTTTGCATCTACCCTTCAGGCCTATTTCGAGGGAAGAAAGGAACTGTTCGAGGGATTGGCTATTGCTGAATACGAGAAGGAATGGGTGAAGCATCCTGTGCTCCACTTCGATATGAGCGGTGCCAAACATTTTGATGCAGATGGCTTGAACAATTATCTGAATCTGCAGCTTTTGCCTTACGAGAAACTTTATGGTAAAGGAGAAGGGGAAATTTACCCTAACGAAAGGTTGGATGGTATCGTAAAGCGTGCTTATGAGCAGACGGGCGAAAAGGCTGTTGTCATCATCGACGAATACGATGCCCCATTGCTGGATGTGGTACATGAAAAGGAAAACCTGCAACCGCTCCGCCGCATTATGCAGAACTTCTACAGTCCTCTGAAAAAACTCGATCCTTACCTGGAGTTCACCTTCATCACGGGCATCACCAAGTTCTCGCAGCTCAGCATATTCAGCGAACTCAACAACCTCGACAATATCAGTCTGTTCGACCAGTACTCAGCCATCTGCGGCATCAGCAAAACCGAGCTTACCACGCAGATGAAACCAGATATTGAGGCTATGGGCGAGGCACTGAACATGACGTATGAGGAGTGCCTGAAAGAGCTGACGCAATTCTACGACGGTTATCATTTCAGCGAGAAATCAGAAGATATTTTCAATCCGTTCAGTCTTGTAAAGGCAATGAATGCAGGCAAGATTGCTCCTTACTGGTTTGGTTCCGGCACTCCATCCTTCCTCTTGAAACTCTTGGATAAGTATCATGTCAATCTTTCTACTTTAGAGAGTCAAGAGACAGTATTGAGTTCCTTCGACCAATCAACAGAGGAAATGACAGAAGCCTTGCCATTGCTTTACCAGAGCGGCTATCTGACCATCAAGAAATATGAACCGATGTTTCAGGAATATACGCTGGGCATCCCAAACAAGGAGGTACGCGACGGACTGCTCAACTCATTGATTCCTCATTATGTGAACCCTCGCCGTTCTGACAACAATGCCTTCCTCTTGGGATTCTGCAAGGCGGTTTATAGAAATGACATCGAGGCGGCACTGGAGCACATGCGCACGTATATGGCTACGATACCATATGATTTGGAGAATCACAGCGAGAAGCATTATCAGACTATCTTCTATCTGATGTTCAGTTTCCTCAACATCTATATCCGCACAGAGGTGAAGAGTGCCATCGGCAGGGCTGATGCCGTGATGCACATGCCAGATACAATCTACGTCTTCGAACTGAAGGTAGATAAGAGTGCTGATGAGGCTTTGGCACAAATAGACGAAAAAGGCTATATGCTGCCATATCATACAGAGGGCAAGCGACTGATAAAAATCGGTATCAGTTTTGACAGCACCCAGCGCACTATCAGCGATTGGAAGATTAAGGAAGAATAA